Proteins from a genomic interval of Lycium ferocissimum isolate CSIRO_LF1 chromosome 2, AGI_CSIRO_Lferr_CH_V1, whole genome shotgun sequence:
- the LOC132046863 gene encoding uncharacterized protein LOC132046863 isoform X2, protein MWHEARRSEKKVHDMMDAARKRAQRRAIFLAKRRGDPQQSIQAIGSRSRIYRDDALYHATQDHQGLIPWNGKHDILIDRFDGRALLDFIRDTSSRHRRAPQRTDEEEELEEFVNFQRYRDLIKHRRRGFKDEEGMEHVNQEMEAKTTALLGSDRPQLSQPSASKGSYSQVGFSYDGEGKDEAHFSDGEEDGDDDEDDDEEEDFNSDDSNDEVMESIAKDYGVKRYGWLVYMDKKAKEEERRQREVIKGDPAIRKLSRKERRKASQLEREREREAARVTGSRVLHHDPYRESRRSPTYEAYSRSRRSRSRSLSYSPPHSRRYERGGKSDDIYQGKERTPKIEYITEFGGAADENEPKIEGYSPPPSPASRTDPLNRPSTGRILEALHVDPASGVSIDKDKGGQMLKTPTSASSALSKLNKTTSSSSLSKQQQGEKKETPQERLKRIMSKQLNKQIKKDTAIEIAKKREQEKQRLEKLAETSRVSRYRRRSRSRSYSRSPRRHRRSRSPSRERSSRRYRSRSRSHSRSRTRSHSHSHSPSRSHSSSHSLSRSISRSRSPRRRSRY, encoded by the exons ATGTGGCACGAAGCTCGAAGGTCGGAGAAGAAAGTGCACGATATGATGGATGCTGCTCGTAAGAGAGCTCAGAGACGCGCTATCTTCCTGGCTAAACGACGTGGCGATCCTCAACAATCCATTCAAGCTATCGGCTCTCGTTCTCGTATTTATCGCGACGACGCTCTTTATCACGCCACCCAGGATCACCAAGGCCT GATACCTTGGAATGGCAAACACGACATATTGATTGACAG ATTTGATGGGCGTGctcttcttgattttattcgAGATACTAGTTCCCGACATCGTAGGGCCCCACAAAGAACAGACGAAGAGGAAGAACTAGAAGAGTTTGTTAATTTTCAGCGTTATCGGGATTTAATTAAGCATCGGCGTAGAGGAT TTAAGGACGAAGAGGGTATGGAGCATGTTAATCAGGAGATGGAGGCTAAGACCACTGCACTTCTTGGCTCTGACAG ACCTCAACTTTCTCAGCCTTCAGCGAGCAAGGGCTCGTATTCACAAGTGGGTTTTTCGTACGACGGAGAGGGAAAAGACGAAGCTCACTTTTCAGATGGCGAAGAAGATGGTGATGATGACgaggatgatgatgaggaagaagATTTTAACAGTGATGATAGCAACGATGAAGTGATGGAGTCAATTGCCAAAGATTATGGAGTGAAAAGGTATGGGTGGCTTGTCTACATGGACAAAAAGGCTAAGGAGGAAGAAAGGAGGCAAAGAGAAGTAATCAAGGGAGATCCTGCAATA AGGAAGCTTAGTCGCAAAGAGAGAAGAAAGGCTTCTCAATTAGAAAGGGAGAGGGAAAGAGAAGCAGCCCGTGTTACTGGGAGTAGGGTTCTCCATCATGATCCCTATCG TGAGTCTCGACGAAGTCCGACATACGAAGCTTATTCACGTTCCAGAAG ATCCAGGTCAAGGTCTCTGTCATACTCGCCTCCCCATTCAAGGCGCTACGAACGTGGAGGAAAATCTGATGATATTTACCAAGGCAAGGAGAGAACTCCGAAGATAGAGTATATTACTGAATTTGGTGGCGCAGCTGATGAAAATGAGCCTAAAATTGAGGGATATTCTCCACCACCGTCTCCTGCGTCTCGAACTGATCCATTGAACCG GCCATCAACTGGTCGTATTCTTGAGGCCCTCCATGTAGATCCTGCATCTGGGGTATCTATTGATAAGGATAAGGGTGGCCAAATGTTGAAAACACCGACAAG TGCATCCTCAGCACTATCAAAGTTAAACAAGACAACTAGTAGCTCAAGCCTCTCTAAACAGCAGCAGGGTGAAAAGAAGGAAACACCTCAGGAGCGACTTAAGAGGATTATGAGCAAACAATTGAACAAACAAA TCAAGAAAGATACAGCTATTGAAATTGCCAAGAAAAGAGAACAAGAGAAACAGAGGCTTGAAAAGCTAGCAGAGACAAGCCGAGTAAGTCGGTATCGCCGCCGAAGCCGTAGTAGAAGTTACAGCCGTTCCCCTCGAAG GCATCGACGTAGCCGGAGCCCAAGCAGAGAAAGGAGTTCTCGTAGATATCGTTCACGTTCAAGGTCTCACTCACGGTCGCGCACTCGGTCTCACTCTCATTCACATTCGCCTTCGCGTTCTCACTCTAGTTCACACTCTCTTTCTCGTTCCATTTCCCGGTCTCGTTCACCTCG GAGGCGATCGAGATACTGA
- the LOC132046863 gene encoding uncharacterized protein LOC132046863 isoform X1: MWHEARRSEKKVHDMMDAARKRAQRRAIFLAKRRGDPQQSIQAIGSRSRIYRDDALYHATQDHQGLIPWNGKHDILIDRFDGRALLDFIRDTSSRHRRAPQRTDEEEELEEFVNFQRYRDLIKHRRRGFKDEEGMEHVNQEMEAKTTALLGSDRPQLSQPSASKGSYSQVGFSYDGEGKDEAHFSDGEEDGDDDEDDDEEEDFNSDDSNDEVMESIAKDYGVKRYGWLVYMDKKAKEEERRQREVIKGDPAIRKLSRKERRKASQLEREREREAARVTGSRVLHHDPYRESRRSPTYEAYSRSRRSRSRSLSYSPPHSRRYERGGKSDDIYQGKERTPKIEYITEFGGAADENEPKIEGYSPPPSPASRTDPLNRPSTGRILEALHVDPASGVSIDKDKGGQMLKTPTSASSALSKLNKTTSSSSLSKQQQGEKKETPQERLKRIMSKQLNKQIKKDTAIEIAKKREQEKQRLEKLAETSRVSRYRRRSRSRSYSRSPRRHRRSRSPSRERSSRRYRSRSRSHSRSRTRSHSHSHSPSRSHSSSHSLSRSISRSRSPRRRRSRY; encoded by the exons ATGTGGCACGAAGCTCGAAGGTCGGAGAAGAAAGTGCACGATATGATGGATGCTGCTCGTAAGAGAGCTCAGAGACGCGCTATCTTCCTGGCTAAACGACGTGGCGATCCTCAACAATCCATTCAAGCTATCGGCTCTCGTTCTCGTATTTATCGCGACGACGCTCTTTATCACGCCACCCAGGATCACCAAGGCCT GATACCTTGGAATGGCAAACACGACATATTGATTGACAG ATTTGATGGGCGTGctcttcttgattttattcgAGATACTAGTTCCCGACATCGTAGGGCCCCACAAAGAACAGACGAAGAGGAAGAACTAGAAGAGTTTGTTAATTTTCAGCGTTATCGGGATTTAATTAAGCATCGGCGTAGAGGAT TTAAGGACGAAGAGGGTATGGAGCATGTTAATCAGGAGATGGAGGCTAAGACCACTGCACTTCTTGGCTCTGACAG ACCTCAACTTTCTCAGCCTTCAGCGAGCAAGGGCTCGTATTCACAAGTGGGTTTTTCGTACGACGGAGAGGGAAAAGACGAAGCTCACTTTTCAGATGGCGAAGAAGATGGTGATGATGACgaggatgatgatgaggaagaagATTTTAACAGTGATGATAGCAACGATGAAGTGATGGAGTCAATTGCCAAAGATTATGGAGTGAAAAGGTATGGGTGGCTTGTCTACATGGACAAAAAGGCTAAGGAGGAAGAAAGGAGGCAAAGAGAAGTAATCAAGGGAGATCCTGCAATA AGGAAGCTTAGTCGCAAAGAGAGAAGAAAGGCTTCTCAATTAGAAAGGGAGAGGGAAAGAGAAGCAGCCCGTGTTACTGGGAGTAGGGTTCTCCATCATGATCCCTATCG TGAGTCTCGACGAAGTCCGACATACGAAGCTTATTCACGTTCCAGAAG ATCCAGGTCAAGGTCTCTGTCATACTCGCCTCCCCATTCAAGGCGCTACGAACGTGGAGGAAAATCTGATGATATTTACCAAGGCAAGGAGAGAACTCCGAAGATAGAGTATATTACTGAATTTGGTGGCGCAGCTGATGAAAATGAGCCTAAAATTGAGGGATATTCTCCACCACCGTCTCCTGCGTCTCGAACTGATCCATTGAACCG GCCATCAACTGGTCGTATTCTTGAGGCCCTCCATGTAGATCCTGCATCTGGGGTATCTATTGATAAGGATAAGGGTGGCCAAATGTTGAAAACACCGACAAG TGCATCCTCAGCACTATCAAAGTTAAACAAGACAACTAGTAGCTCAAGCCTCTCTAAACAGCAGCAGGGTGAAAAGAAGGAAACACCTCAGGAGCGACTTAAGAGGATTATGAGCAAACAATTGAACAAACAAA TCAAGAAAGATACAGCTATTGAAATTGCCAAGAAAAGAGAACAAGAGAAACAGAGGCTTGAAAAGCTAGCAGAGACAAGCCGAGTAAGTCGGTATCGCCGCCGAAGCCGTAGTAGAAGTTACAGCCGTTCCCCTCGAAG GCATCGACGTAGCCGGAGCCCAAGCAGAGAAAGGAGTTCTCGTAGATATCGTTCACGTTCAAGGTCTCACTCACGGTCGCGCACTCGGTCTCACTCTCATTCACATTCGCCTTCGCGTTCTCACTCTAGTTCACACTCTCTTTCTCGTTCCATTTCCCGGTCTCGTTCACCTCG CAGGAGGCGATCGAGATACTGA
- the LOC132046862 gene encoding uncharacterized protein LOC132046862, whose product MVDVDRRMTGLNPAHLAGLRRLSARAAASSPSTPVPPRNSLLSFSSLADKVISHLKTSNIHVQTGLSDVEFARAEAEFGFAFPPDLKAVLSAGLPIGPGFPDWRSTGPARFHLRASIDLPIAAISFHIARNALWSKSWGPRPNDPEKAIKIARNALKRAPLLIPIFNHCYIPCNPSLAGNPIFYVDENRIFCCGFDLSDFFDRESSLLFQSNSDPQILSKQRSLSEKSAGSSTNFSRRSLDAFSGGRTPRWVEFWSDAAVDRRRRSSNSSSSCSSSPERYFEMPKSKMPKWVDEYVDNIGSVLKEGGWAESDVKEIVQVSASGFFEGEMILLDNQAVLDALLVKADRFSDSLRKAGWSSEEVSYALGFDYRLEKEKKPAKKLSPEFAERIGKLAESVTRSRSSS is encoded by the exons ATGGTTGACGTAGACCGGAGAATGACCGGTTTGAACCCGGCTCACTTAGCCGGTCTGCGCCGTCTCTCCGCTAGAGCCGCTGCGTCTTCACCATCTACTCCTGTTCCTCCACGTAATAGtctcctttccttttcttctcttgccGATAAAGTTATATCTCATCTCAAAACCTCTAATATCCATGTCCAAACCGGGTTATCCGATGTTGAGTTCGCTAGAGCTGAAGCTGAGTTTGGTTTTGCTTTTCCACCTGACTTAAAAGCAGTTCTCTCAGCCGGTTTACCAATCGGACCGGGTTTTCCTGACTGGCGCTCAACCGGTCCGGCCCGGTTCCATCTTCGTGCTTCTATTGACTTACCCATAGCTGCTATTTCCTTTCATATTGCACGTAATGCTCTTTGGTCTAAGTCTTGGGGACCTAGACCAAATGATCCAGAAAAAGCAATCAAGATTGCAAGAAATGCACTCAAAAGAGCTCCACTTTTAATTCCCATTTTTAACCATTGTTATATTCCTTGTAATCCTTCTTTAGCTGGTAACCCAATATTCTACGTGGATGAAAATCGGATTTTCTGCTGTGGGTTTGATCTATCTGATTTCTTTGATCGTGAATCATCTTTATTGTTCCAAAGTAACTCAGATCCTCAGATTTTATCAAAACAACGCTCTTTGAGTGAAAAATCAGCTGGTTCGTCAACCAACTTCTCGAGAAGGAGTCTTGATGCGTTTTCCGGTGGCCGGACGCCACGTTGGGTGGAGTTCTGGAGTGACGCCGCCGTAGATCGGCGGCGGAGGAGCTCGAATTCATCATCGTCATGTTCATCCTCACCGGAAAG GTACTTTGAAATGCCAAAGTCCAAAATGCCTAAATGGGTGGACGAGTACGTAGATAACATCGGGTCAGTTTTGAAAGAAGGCGGGTGGGCTGAATCAGATGTGAAAGAGATAGTACAAGTTTCAGCATCTGGTTTCTTTGAAGGTgaaatgatattattggatAATCAAGCGGTTTTAGATGCTCTCCTTGTGAAAGCGGATCGGTTTTCGGATTCGCTTCGTAAAGCCGGGTGGAGCTCCGAAGAAGTATCTTACGCACTCGGGTTTGATTATCGACTCGAGAAGGAGAAGAAACCGGCTAAGAAGTTGTCACCTGAGTTCGCCGAAAGAATCGGGAAACTGGCTGAGTCGGTAACGCGTTCGCGGTCATCATCATAG